One window of Nicotiana tomentosiformis chromosome 11, ASM39032v3, whole genome shotgun sequence genomic DNA carries:
- the LOC104113996 gene encoding uncharacterized protein, producing the protein MEKAEEELERRSKFLNSLILKKKAIVVEEKQEHEHLNVRVRASDMPLSLQNHAFRCARDNLDATMASGSKLDSKRLALLLKKEFDSSYGPAWHCIVGTSFGSYVTHSIGGFLYFSIDKVYVLLFRTAVEPLDH; encoded by the exons ATGGAGAAAGCAGAGGAGGAGTTAGAGAGAAGGAGCAAGTTCTTGAACAGTTTGATACTGAAAAAGAAGGCAATAGTAGTTGAGGAAAAACAGGAACATGAGCATTTGAATGTGCGGGTGAGAGCCTCAGATATGCCTCTTTCTCTCCAAAATCATGCCTTTAGGTGTGCAAGAGATAATCTTGATGCTACTATGGCTTCGGGGTCGAAGCTCGACAGTAAACGCCTTGCTCTCCTTCTCAAAAAG GAATTCGACTCATCATATGGTCCAGCTTGGCATTGTATCGTGGGAACTAGCTTTGGTTCGTATGTCACACATTCCATAGGAGGTTTCTTGTACTTCTCCATTGATAAGGTCTACGTTCTTCTATTCAGGACTGCTGTCGAACCTTTAGATCATTGA
- the LOC104113995 gene encoding F-box protein SKIP28, with translation MDMQISQPIPEGEEHNTGTAMIKIPLESREPPHEAMFLVLAYLPLFELLSMTQVSRSLRDALKDDILPWLNIVVEKPLNTRLSDDFLMKVTSKANSRLRVVALINCFKITDDGLLQVITSNPHISKLYLPGCTGLTIEGVLGAVKFLTKANHRLKSLSISGIYNVKREDFETLCHLMGINQIQKKEGENFYQKRSKPSTLRQESQPSIDIDVCRKCGEIREIFDCPKNSCERRKQQQQLVECRGCFLCIPRCEECGVCTKDEEVGEAACADILCLDCWLQLPKCSFCNKAYCNQHAYQQSLLSGSSGFLCSDCNIRSTQSSSY, from the exons ATGGACATGCAAATTTCACAACCTATACCAGAGGGGGAAGAACACAACACAGGCACAGCAATGATAAAAATTCCTTTAGAATCAAGGGAACCACCCCATGAAGCTATGTTCTTGGTCTTGGCCTATCTCCCTTTGTTTGAACTTCTGTCTATGACTCAAGTTTCCAGGTCATTAAGAGATGCTTTAAAAGATGACATACTGCCATGGCTGAATATCGTTGTCGAAAAGCCATTAAACACTCGTCTTTCTGATGATTTTCTGATGAAAGTTACGTCCAAGGCAAATAGTCGTCTGAGAGTTGTTGCTCTTATAAATTGCTTTAAGATAACAGATGATGGGCTTCTACAAGTCATTACCAGTAATCCTCATATCAGCAAG CTCTATTTACCAGGGTGCACAGGCTTAACCATTGAGGGAGTACTTGGAGCAGTGAAGTTTCTTACCAAGGCTAACCACAGGTTAAAGAGCTTAAGTATTTCTGGCATCTATAATGTGAAGAGAGAGGACTTTGAAACACTTTGTCATCTAATGGGAATAAACCAGATTCAAAAGAAAGAGGGAGAGAACTTCTATCAGAAGCGAAGCAAACCATCCACGCTTAGACAAGAATCTCAGCCTTCAATCGACATAGATGTCTGTCGGAAATGTGGTGAAATAAGAGAAATCTTTGACTGCCCTAAAAATTCTTGTGAAAGGAGAAAGCAGCAGCAACAGCTAGTAGAGTGCAGGGGCTGCTTCCTCTGTATCCCAAGATGTGAAGAGTGTGGTGTATGCACCAAAGATGAAGAAGTAGGTGAAGCAGCTTGTGCAGATATACTGTGCTTGGATTGTTGGCTTCAGCTCCCAAAATGTAGTTTCTGTAACAAGGCATACTGCAACCAACATGCTTACCAGCAGTCTCTACTTTCTGGCTCTTCAGGGTTTCTGTGCAGTGATTGTAACATTCGCTCAACACAAAGTTCATCTTATTGA